Proteins encoded within one genomic window of Humulus lupulus chromosome 1, drHumLupu1.1, whole genome shotgun sequence:
- the LOC133805668 gene encoding uncharacterized protein LOC133805668 codes for MEEFIKLNHGTILIITSSLVLLLFSSPLAQCHVASSPSPSQAPQQSQSQNNHDQQYFHSTLPKRRPHHKSNDQVDLIASINKICSVTQDPKLCAESILPHVRGHVDPVMALQTEINIFIGTMGKGITEMKAALKHSSTGTTTADCLRLCLDMYSTARMDLKQALQAIKSHDIGLLNSLLSGVITNIGTCDDTVSESGEELPLDTDLVNTIHKLADNCMDISAVLLV; via the coding sequence ATGGAGGAGTTCATCAAGCTCAACCATGGCACAATCCTCATAATCACCTCATCTCTAGTGCTACTACTCTTCTCATCACCACTAGCTCAATGCCACGTGGcatcatcaccatcaccatcacaaGCCCCACAACAATCTCAATCTCAAAACAATCATGACCAACAATACTTCCACTCAACACTCCCCAAAAGAAGACCACACCACAAATCAAACGACCAAGTCGACCTCATAGCAAGCATCAACAAAATATGCAGTGTCACACAAGACCCCAAGCTATGTGCTGAGTCAATCCTACCCCACGTGCGGGGTCACGTGGACCCTGTCATGGCTCTCCAAACAGAGATCAATATCTTCATTGGGACCATGGGAAAGGGCATTACAGAGATGAAAGCTGCTCTAAAGCACTCCTCAACAGGTACTACAACAGCAGATTGCCTAAGGCTGTGTTTGGATATGTATAGCACAGCTCGTATGGACCTGAAACAAGCATTACAGGCTATCAAATCCCATGATATTGGACTGTTGAATAGCCTTCTAAGTGGGGTTATTACAAATATAGGGACTTGTGATGATACTGTCTCTGAGAGTGGTGAAGAGTTGCCTCTTGATACTGATTTGGTTAACACTATTCATAAGTTGGCTGATAACTGCATGGATATTTCTGCTGTGCTTCTTGTATAA